In Sulfurisphaera javensis, a single genomic region encodes these proteins:
- a CDS encoding citrate/2-methylcitrate synthase has translation MEIKKGLEDVYVKETEITYIDGELGRLYYRGYSIYDLAEFSNFEEVSYLILYGKLPNKEELSWFQEKLREERYLPDFIVKFLKEVRKDAQPMDVLRTAVSLLGIEDSKNDEPLDVKGIKLISKFPTIVANYARLRKGLEVIDPDPKLSHAENFLYMLYGNKPNEIKAKTMDVALILHIDHEMNASTFASLVVASTLSDIYSSIIAGISALKGPLHGGANYEALKMFKEIGSPENVNDYILNKLSNKQRIMGFGHRVYKTYDPRARILKQYAKLLAEKEGGEINTLYSIAEKVEEIGIKYLGSRGIYPNVDFFSSIVFYALGFEPDLFPAVFASARVVGWVAHIIEYIKDNKIIRPKAYYKGEIGKKYIPIDSR, from the coding sequence ATGGAAATAAAGAAGGGCCTTGAGGATGTTTATGTTAAAGAGACAGAGATAACATATATTGATGGAGAATTAGGTAGATTGTATTATAGAGGTTATTCCATTTATGATTTAGCAGAATTTTCCAATTTTGAAGAGGTAAGTTATCTTATTCTTTATGGAAAATTACCAAACAAGGAAGAGCTAAGCTGGTTTCAAGAGAAACTAAGGGAAGAAAGATATCTACCAGATTTTATAGTTAAATTTCTTAAGGAAGTTAGAAAAGATGCTCAACCTATGGATGTTTTAAGAACAGCTGTAAGTCTTTTAGGAATAGAAGATAGTAAAAATGATGAACCATTAGATGTAAAGGGAATAAAATTAATCTCAAAGTTTCCAACTATTGTAGCAAATTACGCTAGATTAAGAAAAGGGTTAGAGGTAATTGATCCCGATCCAAAATTATCTCATGCTGAGAATTTCTTATACATGCTTTACGGAAATAAACCAAATGAAATAAAAGCTAAAACCATGGATGTAGCACTTATTTTGCATATAGATCATGAAATGAATGCATCAACTTTTGCTTCATTAGTAGTCGCATCAACTCTTTCAGATATATACTCATCAATTATTGCTGGAATTTCAGCATTAAAGGGTCCATTACATGGAGGAGCTAATTATGAAGCCTTAAAAATGTTCAAAGAAATAGGTTCTCCAGAAAATGTAAACGATTACATACTTAATAAATTATCTAACAAGCAAAGGATAATGGGATTTGGACATAGAGTGTATAAGACTTATGATCCAAGAGCTAGAATATTAAAACAATATGCAAAATTATTGGCTGAAAAAGAAGGAGGAGAGATAAACACATTGTATTCAATTGCTGAAAAAGTAGAGGAAATAGGAATAAAATATTTAGGCTCAAGAGGAATATATCCAAATGTTGACTTCTTCTCTAGTATAGTATTCTATGCTTTAGGATTCGAACCTGATTTATTTCCAGCTGTTTTTGCTTCAGCAAGAGTAGTAGGATGGGTTGCTCACATTATAGAGTATATAAAAGATAATAAGATAATTAGACCTAAAGCATACTATAAAGGGGAAATAGGAAAGAAATATATTCCAATCGACAGTAGGTAA
- a CDS encoding DUF47 domain-containing protein, which produces MIKIRINKEEELFGKLVKMGEDIKVACDTLKQLVQGVIYNNDDAINSNLVKIKTITEKIAMNREEVLELLYSGAFLPDFKEAMVMLTQALYHTGTSIKDSARSLASRKPSEKCVISVKESILSYLSIIQEASEKMITMLSTLSRDMQEALKIGREIQMLERAGDDMKDTLITKLYELEKEIDLITILQMRDVIFFLDDILDSMEEATLSVEILYATLKA; this is translated from the coding sequence TTGATTAAAATTAGAATAAATAAAGAAGAGGAACTGTTTGGGAAGTTAGTAAAGATGGGAGAAGATATAAAAGTAGCTTGCGATACGTTAAAACAGTTAGTTCAAGGTGTAATTTATAATAATGATGATGCCATAAATAGTAATTTAGTTAAAATAAAGACAATAACGGAAAAAATCGCTATGAATAGGGAAGAAGTTCTTGAATTACTTTATAGTGGTGCATTTTTACCAGACTTTAAAGAAGCAATGGTTATGTTAACTCAAGCCCTATATCATACTGGAACTTCAATAAAAGATTCTGCAAGATCCTTAGCATCTAGAAAACCATCAGAGAAATGTGTAATTAGTGTAAAGGAGAGCATATTATCTTATTTATCCATCATACAAGAAGCATCAGAGAAAATGATTACAATGTTATCTACGTTATCTAGAGATATGCAAGAGGCATTAAAGATAGGAAGAGAAATACAGATGTTAGAGAGAGCTGGAGATGATATGAAAGATACATTAATTACCAAGCTATATGAGTTAGAGAAAGAAATAGACTTAATAACAATATTACAAATGAGAGATGTAATATTCTTTTTAGATGACATATTGGACTCAATGGAAGAAGCAACTTTGAGCGTTGAGATTCTTTATGCAACCTTAAAGGCCTAA
- a CDS encoding anion permease, which produces MNLLLLLIFIVGLLASFSVGGNNSAVALGILLSTNVLKRKQSYAINAISLFIGAFLGSYTMINSIYGILKSEEEILLEILLSSILLSSTTTFYYLNQRGIPASLSQMIYPSIAVLVLISRGFISFDWEKFWFTVASWGISPLIAIITSLSMYFGLVSAFRNRNINFIKQIKYYKYSLIIASIFTSYVTGANAIGIIISAGILAEPYYITSLIYAIAAVLGLYLGSQRAAITVGFRITRLGYIAASSALIGSDIISEIFTVLGVPISITQTIMGGIIGLSFRSFGFDIKRQLLQIARGWTISPVLAIIVTLATYGVLKSILGL; this is translated from the coding sequence ATGAATCTTTTATTATTACTCATTTTCATAGTAGGATTATTAGCATCTTTTAGTGTAGGTGGAAATAATTCTGCTGTAGCTTTAGGTATCCTTCTTTCAACCAATGTACTTAAAAGAAAACAGTCATACGCAATAAATGCCATTTCTTTGTTTATTGGCGCGTTTTTAGGAAGTTATACTATGATTAACAGTATTTATGGTATCTTAAAATCTGAGGAAGAAATTTTATTGGAAATTCTTTTATCTTCTATTCTTTTATCTTCAACTACTACTTTTTATTATTTGAATCAAAGAGGCATTCCTGCTTCATTGAGTCAAATGATATACCCTTCTATAGCTGTTTTGGTTTTAATATCAAGAGGATTTATTAGCTTTGATTGGGAAAAATTTTGGTTTACCGTAGCCTCCTGGGGTATATCCCCATTAATAGCAATAATTACTTCTCTCTCTATGTACTTTGGTTTAGTAAGTGCTTTCAGAAATAGAAACATAAACTTTATAAAACAAATTAAATATTATAAATATTCTTTAATTATAGCCTCAATTTTTACTTCTTATGTAACTGGAGCAAATGCTATAGGAATTATAATTTCTGCTGGCATACTAGCAGAACCTTATTATATAACTTCTCTAATTTATGCAATAGCTGCTGTTTTAGGCCTTTATCTAGGTTCTCAAAGAGCAGCAATAACTGTAGGGTTTAGAATAACACGACTAGGATATATTGCTGCATCATCAGCACTCATTGGAAGTGATATAATTTCTGAAATTTTTACAGTTCTAGGTGTACCAATATCTATAACACAAACAATTATGGGAGGAATAATTGGTTTAAGCTTTAGAAGTTTTGGTTTTGATATAAAAAGGCAATTACTTCAAATTGCAAGAGGTTGGACAATTTCTCCTGTTTTAGCAATAATCGTTACTTTAGCAACATATGGGGTTTTAAAAAGTATTTTAGGCCTTTAA
- a CDS encoding ribbon-helix-helix domain-containing protein: MATIRKVDETMFEIDLGEVKTISFKLEEDFLREIDEKAKMLGYTNRSDLIRDAIIEYINYLKSIEKEEKKKV; encoded by the coding sequence ATGGCAACTATACGAAAAGTGGATGAAACTATGTTTGAAATAGATTTAGGTGAAGTAAAGACAATTTCATTTAAACTAGAAGAAGATTTTTTGAGAGAAATTGATGAAAAAGCAAAAATGCTAGGTTATACTAATAGGAGCGATTTAATTAGAGATGCAATAATAGAATATATTAATTACTTAAAGAGCATAGAAAAAGAGGAAAAGAAGAAAGTATGA
- the hel308 gene encoding ATP-dependent DNA helicase Hel308, translating into METITVDKLPLDEKIILILKKRGIRTLNPPQAEAIKKGLLEGKRLLVTSPTASGKTLIAELGMVNYLLSKGGKAIYITPLRALTNEKYNTFKDWESLGLKIGMSSGDYDTDDSWLENYDIIVTTYEKLDSLWRHKAKWLNDVSYFVLDEFHYLNDPERGPTVESVAIRAKRKGVVLGLSATISNGNEIAKWLNAELVATNWRPVPLKEGIIYPEKKDFIIVYKDNSTRKVYGDDPIIAYTIDIVSKGGQVLVFRSSRKLAESTARKIAQYMNFIKLEDKKLLDIGREIKEVDDAGTNEKEDLYNLIIKGVSYHHAGLSKKLRDIIESSFRERILKVIVATPTLAAGVNLPARAVIIGDIYRYNRKVVGYMDLIPVMDYKQMSGRAGRPGFDENGEAVIVVRSKREAQKVFERYLMSDVEPIESKLGSESAFYSFLISIIASEGEKTERELLEYVKETLLPKELAKKYFKSGLNWLLDHDIFIKIEDKIKLSRFGSRISDLYINPFTAVTIREALEKSEKSCEIAYLHLLAYTPDGPTISVSKSEEEALIDELNCELLVDEPEDEYEFSNYISALKVAFIVYDWINEIDEDTILGKYGIGSGDLRAIIDTMDWLTYSGFHVASVLELKDHKEVLEELHMRVKDGIKPELIELVKVPGIGRARARLLYQHDIKRPEDIVMNPEKVKRLLGPNLGEKIVREAARIIA; encoded by the coding sequence ATGGAGACAATAACTGTTGACAAGTTACCGTTAGATGAAAAAATTATCCTAATTTTAAAGAAAAGGGGAATTAGAACTTTAAATCCTCCACAAGCCGAAGCAATTAAGAAAGGACTTTTAGAAGGTAAAAGATTATTGGTTACTTCGCCTACGGCCTCTGGTAAAACACTAATAGCTGAATTAGGAATGGTTAATTATCTTTTATCGAAAGGTGGAAAAGCAATTTATATAACCCCTTTGAGGGCTCTAACAAACGAAAAATATAATACATTTAAGGATTGGGAAAGTTTAGGCTTAAAAATAGGAATGTCAAGTGGAGATTATGATACAGACGACTCTTGGTTAGAAAACTATGATATAATAGTTACGACTTATGAAAAGTTAGACTCGCTATGGAGACATAAAGCAAAATGGTTGAATGATGTGTCTTATTTTGTTCTAGATGAATTTCATTATTTAAATGACCCTGAAAGAGGACCAACAGTGGAATCTGTAGCCATAAGAGCAAAAAGGAAAGGGGTTGTGTTGGGATTAAGTGCTACAATTAGTAATGGAAATGAAATAGCAAAATGGCTTAATGCTGAATTAGTTGCTACTAATTGGAGGCCCGTTCCCTTAAAGGAAGGAATAATATACCCAGAAAAAAAAGATTTCATAATAGTTTATAAAGACAATTCAACTAGAAAAGTCTATGGAGACGACCCTATAATAGCCTACACTATAGATATAGTATCAAAAGGAGGACAAGTACTAGTTTTTAGATCTTCTAGGAAATTAGCCGAATCCACGGCAAGAAAAATAGCCCAATATATGAATTTTATAAAGTTAGAAGATAAAAAACTACTTGACATAGGGAGAGAAATAAAAGAAGTTGATGATGCTGGAACAAATGAGAAAGAAGATCTATATAATTTAATAATAAAAGGAGTATCTTATCATCATGCAGGTTTATCTAAAAAGTTGAGGGATATAATTGAGTCTTCATTTAGAGAAAGAATATTGAAAGTTATTGTTGCGACTCCAACGCTAGCCGCAGGAGTAAACTTACCAGCAAGGGCAGTAATAATTGGAGATATTTACAGATATAATAGGAAAGTCGTTGGTTATATGGATCTTATTCCAGTCATGGATTATAAGCAAATGAGTGGAAGAGCTGGTAGACCAGGATTTGATGAAAATGGAGAAGCTGTAATTGTGGTTCGATCAAAAAGAGAAGCACAAAAAGTCTTTGAAAGATATTTGATGTCTGATGTAGAGCCAATTGAATCTAAGTTAGGATCTGAAAGTGCATTTTATTCATTTCTTATAAGTATAATTGCCTCAGAAGGAGAAAAAACAGAGAGAGAATTATTAGAATATGTAAAAGAGACACTATTGCCCAAGGAGTTAGCAAAGAAATATTTTAAGTCTGGGTTAAACTGGTTATTAGATCATGATATTTTCATCAAAATAGAGGATAAAATTAAGCTTTCTCGTTTTGGAAGCAGAATTTCAGATCTTTATATTAATCCATTTACTGCAGTGACTATAAGAGAAGCATTAGAAAAAAGTGAAAAAAGCTGTGAAATTGCGTATCTTCATTTACTTGCATATACACCAGATGGTCCAACAATAAGTGTAAGCAAATCTGAGGAAGAAGCGCTAATAGATGAACTTAACTGCGAGTTATTAGTAGATGAGCCGGAGGATGAATATGAATTTTCTAATTATATCTCTGCATTAAAAGTTGCTTTCATAGTTTATGATTGGATAAATGAGATTGATGAAGATACAATTTTGGGAAAATATGGTATAGGTTCAGGTGATTTAAGGGCTATAATTGATACTATGGATTGGTTAACTTATTCTGGTTTTCATGTAGCATCAGTATTAGAACTGAAAGATCACAAAGAAGTATTAGAAGAACTTCATATGAGAGTTAAAGATGGAATTAAGCCAGAACTAATAGAATTAGTTAAAGTTCCTGGAATAGGAAGAGCCAGAGCTCGATTACTGTATCAACACGATATTAAAAGACCAGAAGATATAGTAATGAACCCAGAAAAAGTAAAACGATTATTAGGTCCAAATCTTGGGGAGAAAATTGTCAGAGAAGCTGCAAGAATTATTGCTTAA
- a CDS encoding acyl-CoA carboxylase subunit beta: MSIYEKPPVEKLIEELRQLKEKAYKGGGDERIQFQHSKGKLTARERLALLFDDGKYNEIMTFATTRATEFGLDKQRFYGDGVVTGWGKVDGRTVFAYAQDFTVLGGSLGETHANKIVRVYELALKVGAPVVGINDSGGARIQEGAMSLEGYGAVFKMNVMASGVIPQITIMAGPAAGGAVYSPALTDFIIMIKGDAYYMFVTGPEITKVVLGEEVSFQDLGGAVVHATKSGVVHFMVDNEQEAINLTKRLLSYLPSNNMEEPPYIDTGDPADRDAAGVEQIVPNDAAKPYNMREIIYKIVDNGEFLEVHRHWAQNIIVGFARIAGNVVGIVANNPEEFGGSIDIDAADKAARFIRFCDAFNIPLISLVDTPGYVPGTEQEYKGIIRHGAKMLYAFAEATVPKITVIIRKSYGGAHIAMSIKSLGADLVYAWPTAEIAVTGPEGAVRILYRKEIQQATNPDDVLKQRIAEYRKLFANPYWAAEKGLVDDVIEPKDTRRVIAAGLEMLKTKREYRYPKKHGNIPL, from the coding sequence ATGTCCATATACGAAAAACCCCCAGTTGAAAAATTAATTGAAGAATTAAGACAATTAAAAGAAAAAGCATATAAGGGTGGAGGAGACGAAAGAATACAATTCCAGCACAGTAAAGGTAAGTTAACTGCAAGAGAAAGATTAGCATTACTATTCGATGATGGAAAATATAATGAGATAATGACATTCGCAACTACTAGGGCTACTGAATTTGGTTTAGATAAGCAAAGATTCTATGGAGATGGTGTAGTAACTGGATGGGGAAAAGTTGATGGAAGAACTGTATTTGCTTACGCACAAGATTTCACTGTTTTAGGAGGAAGCTTAGGAGAGACGCATGCAAATAAAATTGTAAGAGTATATGAATTAGCATTAAAAGTAGGTGCACCAGTAGTTGGTATTAATGACTCTGGCGGAGCTAGAATACAAGAAGGTGCAATGTCATTAGAAGGATATGGTGCTGTATTTAAAATGAACGTTATGGCATCTGGAGTTATTCCACAAATAACAATTATGGCAGGTCCTGCAGCTGGAGGAGCAGTATATTCACCAGCATTAACGGACTTCATAATAATGATCAAAGGAGATGCATATTACATGTTTGTAACTGGTCCAGAGATTACTAAAGTAGTACTTGGAGAAGAAGTATCATTCCAAGACTTGGGCGGAGCAGTTGTACACGCAACGAAATCTGGTGTAGTACACTTTATGGTTGATAACGAGCAAGAAGCAATTAACTTAACTAAGAGGTTGCTATCATATTTGCCTTCAAATAACATGGAAGAACCACCTTATATTGATACTGGTGACCCAGCAGATAGAGATGCAGCTGGGGTTGAACAAATAGTTCCTAATGATGCAGCAAAACCATATAACATGAGGGAAATAATATATAAGATTGTAGATAACGGAGAGTTCCTTGAAGTACACAGACATTGGGCACAAAATATAATCGTTGGATTTGCTAGAATCGCTGGTAATGTTGTAGGCATTGTTGCAAATAACCCAGAAGAGTTTGGTGGTTCAATTGATATAGATGCAGCAGATAAAGCTGCCAGATTTATAAGGTTCTGTGACGCATTTAATATTCCTTTAATTAGCTTAGTAGATACCCCAGGTTATGTACCCGGAACAGAACAAGAATATAAGGGAATAATTAGGCATGGAGCAAAGATGCTATATGCATTCGCTGAAGCTACAGTTCCAAAGATTACGGTAATTATAAGGAAATCTTATGGGGGAGCTCATATAGCAATGAGTATTAAGAGCTTAGGTGCAGATTTAGTTTACGCATGGCCAACAGCTGAAATTGCTGTAACTGGGCCAGAAGGTGCTGTAAGAATTTTATATAGAAAAGAAATACAACAAGCAACTAATCCAGACGATGTGCTAAAACAAAGAATAGCTGAATATAGGAAACTATTTGCAAATCCATACTGGGCTGCTGAAAAAGGATTAGTAGATGATGTAATTGAACCAAAAGACACAAGAAGAGTGATAGCTGCTGGATTAGAAATGTTAAAGACTAAGAGAGAATATAGATATCCTAAAAAGCATGGGAATATACCATTATAA
- a CDS encoding biotin/lipoyl-containing protein: protein MKLLRISSDLGDNYVMTYDQKGNEDIIKFEDNEFKIEYIGPGWREGELLFKINGEVHRVYVDQGYIIIDDETIFKVDRITETPIEQGKSIEELIKGKEGEILSPMQGRIVQIRVKEGDAVNKGQPLLSIEAMKSETIISAPVAGVVQKILVKPGQGVKKGDLLLIIK from the coding sequence ATGAAGTTACTAAGGATTTCATCAGATTTAGGAGATAATTATGTAATGACTTATGATCAGAAAGGAAATGAGGATATAATAAAGTTTGAGGATAATGAATTTAAAATAGAATATATTGGACCAGGCTGGAGAGAAGGAGAATTACTATTTAAAATAAATGGAGAAGTTCACAGGGTCTACGTCGATCAAGGATATATAATTATTGACGATGAAACAATCTTTAAGGTAGATAGAATAACAGAAACTCCGATAGAACAAGGAAAGTCGATTGAGGAATTAATAAAAGGAAAAGAAGGAGAGATATTATCTCCAATGCAGGGAAGAATAGTGCAAATAAGGGTGAAAGAAGGAGATGCTGTAAACAAAGGCCAACCATTATTGTCTATCGAAGCAATGAAGAGCGAAACTATTATTTCAGCACCAGTAGCCGGAGTTGTACAAAAGATATTAGTAAAGCCTGGACAAGGTGTAAAGAAAGGTGATTTGCTTCTTATAATTAAATGA
- a CDS encoding acetyl/propionyl/methylcrotonyl-CoA carboxylase subunit alpha, which translates to MPPFGKVLVANRGEIAVRVMKAVKEMGMKAVAVYSEADKYALHVKYADEAYYIGPAPALQSYLNIQAIIDAAEKAHADAIHPGYGFLSENADFAEAVVKAGITWIGPPVDAMRAIKSKLDGKRIAKQAGVPISPGSDGPIESLDEALKLAEKIGYPIMVKAAFGGGGTGITRVDNPDQLVEVWERNKRLAYQAFGKADLYIEKAAVNPRHIEFQLIGDKYGNYVVAWERECTIQRRNQKLIEEAPSPALKMEERESMFEPIIKFGQLIHYYTLGTFETVFSDTTRDFYFLELNKRLQVEHPITELIFRLDLVKLQINIVADQPLPFTQEELNKRVRGHAIEYRINAEDPLNDFTGSSGFITYYKEPTGPGVRVDSGVTLGSYVPPFYDSLVSKLIVYGPDRPTAIQAGIRALNDYKIGGVRTTIELYKWISQEEDFQKGKFSTAYISEKREQFVKYLKAKEQMKAALAATLYQRGYYKKATAITQQTSQNTQRKSNWKTYGLLQQSSYRVMW; encoded by the coding sequence ATGCCACCTTTTGGAAAAGTACTCGTTGCTAACAGAGGAGAAATTGCTGTAAGAGTAATGAAAGCTGTTAAAGAAATGGGAATGAAAGCTGTTGCAGTATATTCTGAAGCAGATAAATATGCTTTGCACGTAAAGTATGCTGATGAAGCCTACTATATTGGTCCAGCACCAGCATTACAAAGCTACCTAAATATTCAGGCAATAATTGATGCAGCAGAAAAAGCACATGCAGATGCAATACATCCCGGTTACGGGTTTTTGTCTGAAAATGCAGACTTCGCTGAAGCAGTAGTTAAAGCTGGAATAACTTGGATCGGCCCGCCAGTAGATGCTATGAGAGCAATAAAAAGCAAATTAGATGGTAAAAGAATAGCAAAACAGGCTGGTGTCCCAATTTCCCCTGGCTCAGATGGACCAATTGAGTCCCTAGATGAGGCATTAAAATTAGCCGAAAAAATTGGTTACCCGATAATGGTAAAGGCGGCATTCGGTGGAGGAGGTACTGGAATAACAAGAGTTGATAATCCAGATCAATTAGTGGAAGTATGGGAGAGAAACAAAAGATTAGCTTATCAAGCATTTGGAAAAGCAGATTTATATATAGAAAAAGCTGCAGTAAATCCAAGACATATAGAGTTCCAATTGATTGGTGACAAATATGGTAATTATGTGGTAGCATGGGAAAGAGAATGTACTATACAAAGAAGAAATCAAAAATTAATTGAAGAAGCACCCTCTCCCGCATTAAAAATGGAAGAAAGAGAGTCAATGTTTGAGCCAATAATTAAATTTGGTCAACTAATACACTATTATACTTTAGGAACATTCGAAACAGTATTTTCAGACACAACAAGAGATTTCTACTTCCTTGAATTAAACAAAAGACTACAAGTAGAACACCCAATAACAGAACTGATATTCAGACTAGATCTAGTAAAACTGCAAATAAACATAGTAGCAGATCAACCACTACCATTCACGCAAGAAGAATTAAATAAAAGAGTAAGAGGACATGCAATAGAATATAGAATCAATGCAGAAGACCCATTAAATGACTTCACTGGCAGCTCTGGATTTATAACTTATTATAAAGAACCTACTGGTCCTGGAGTAAGAGTTGATAGTGGTGTTACTTTAGGTAGTTATGTTCCTCCATTCTATGATTCTTTAGTTTCAAAACTTATTGTTTATGGGCCAGATAGGCCAACAGCAATTCAAGCTGGTATTAGAGCATTAAACGATTATAAGATTGGTGGAGTAAGAACAACTATTGAATTATATAAATGGATTTCACAAGAAGAAGATTTCCAGAAAGGAAAGTTCTCAACAGCTTACATTAGTGAAAAAAGGGAGCAATTTGTAAAGTACTTAAAAGCTAAGGAGCAAATGAAAGCTGCTTTAGCTGCAACACTCTATCAGAGAGGATACTATAAGAAAGCAACAGCAATTACACAACAGACTTCACAAAATACACAAAGAAAGTCAAACTGGAAGACTTATGGATTATTACAACAATCTTCATATAGGGTGATGTGGTAA